TCAGTGGCAGTTCTGGGCCATTTAGCTCCAGGTCAAGGTCAATCTTTGGGCTCATCCATAGTCTCCTCCTCTGCAAAGAAGAAGCAGATTTACTAGAACCATTGTGAGAAGGTAGCAAATCATGGACTGCTTAATTTCTCAGGCTTTATGATCCAAATCAGCCTTCTCATTGGAACAATAGGAAAATGATAGGCCCTAAAGGGGGCTGTTATCAACACCtgctcctttgtttctccttctttTCCTCCTCTGCTTCTTCCTAATTTTGTTCCATCACTCCATGTAAGGGCTTTGCCAGCATGATGGTAAGGGTGTGGAGGAAGCAACAAGCtacatccagatgaagggcctcattgatccatttccctccacagatgctaccagtTGTATCTCCACTGTCTACAAGGACTttattaaagcatttgacaaggtccctcatggtaggctgatccagaagattgaggcttgaggtacatgggatccatgaagtCTTGGTAGATtacattcaaaattggcttagccatagaagacagagggtagtggtggaggggtgttattctgactgaaaCTCTGTAAGAGTGGTgatccacagggatcaatgctgggacctctgttgtttgtaatgtatataaatgatttggatgaaaatgtaggtggattgattagtaagttcacacaacatggaaattggcagagttgtggatagtgaggaaggttgtcaaagaatataacagcatatagatcagttggatatatgggggggggggggggaataacaGATGTAGTTTAAGTCCAGCAAGTGTGAGGAATATACTTTGTGAGGTCAAAGTTAAGAGGAAAGTATTACTGTAAAGGGCATGGCCCTTGGGAGCAtcgctgtacagagggatccttggatgcaagtccttagctccctgaaagtggcaacatcagtagatagagtcataaagaaggcatacaggatacttgcctttatcagttggggcattgagtataaaagttggcaagtcatgttgcagctgtataaaactttacttAGGCTGCTTTTGGAGTataatgtgcagttctggtccctgcATTACATAAATGATGTGGAGGGTCTGGAAAGGTGCAAAACATGTTCACTGGgtttttgcctggattagagagtattagctataaggagaggttggataaacttggagcattggaggctgaggggtgacctgatagcaatatatacaattatgagaggtatagatgggaTAGACAGTCAGTgtatttttcccatggtggaaatgtcaaacagtgGAGGGTATAGAttcaagttgagagggggaaatttaaaggaaccTTAgatgcgtggaatgtgctgccagagaagatggtggaagcaggtgcaatagcaaaatttaaaaggcatttagacaggcacgtgaacagaaagaggatggagggatgtagactatgtgtaggcaggtgggattagtttaaattggcgtcatagtaagcacagacatggtgggccgaagggtctgttcctgcactgtactgttcgtTGTAATGGGAGCCACAGTCCAATTTCACTGGATTCGTTGTTATATCTCAGGATACTGTTGCTTTAATGGGGTATATGTTATTACTTCAAAATAAGTACTGACAAACATTAATTCTTTAATAAATATATTTCGTGTTGTTTACTGTGTGTTCATGCTTGTTTTGATCCGTTAAGTTTATTGAATTTTGTGTAAAATAGATGTGCAATATCTGGGAAGCGATCTTTATCATTAGATAGCCATGACTCCCAGAGTCACGACCTATGCAGACAGTCTGCACCAGACGACAGAAGTGATTCGTCGAAAACATTTCCTAACCGGTCAGAGAGCCTTTAAATGGTGAGGTCGGAGACCAGCAGATCGGGCTGGTTGTTGCCTTTTACGGTCGGTGATTGGTTGGTGAAAACGGAACGAGAAGTGACGAGTCTGAAATGAGAAGGAAATCAGATTCAACAAATGAGCGAGCGGATTCGGAAACTTCATCTGAAATTCCTTGAAAACAGAGTAAGTGAGAAGTGGGGACACGCAGCGAGTGCCGCAGCATTCTGCCGCTAAACACAACTGAACACACTAATGCTGATAAATCAGCTGAGAGCCGTGCACTGCCTCAGGTCGGCCCTCCGTGCAAGGCGAGGACCAACGCGCAGGTCTGGGTAAATGTAAATAAAAGCTGCAGCTGCCCACTTAAGGAAAACGATTGCATGGCCGGGCATTCCCACCCCGATACCATGTCCTCCGACCAGACCATTGCCATCTCCATAGAAGGTAAGACGTACAATGTCAGCAAAAGTAAGTTAATTGAGAAAAGCGACTACTTCAGAGCCCTTTATGAGTCTGGAATGAAGGAATCCGAAGAGGATTCGGTTCAGTTGCAGGGCTTGAGTGTTCATGGACTGGAGCTTGTCATTGAATTCATCAACACCTCTAAAGTACATTTTGAGAACGACGCCTTGGAAGATTTGGTGGAAACGGCATCTTTTCTCCAAGTGACTTCCATATTGAAGCTGCTTCTCTCGGAGTTGAAGGTGGACAATTGTGTAGAGTTATATAAACTTTCTGAAATTTATGGAATTGGTGATCTAATGAATGCTTCTCTCAGGTTTATGGCGTGGCACTACCACCCCATGCTCAGGAGGCAAGAATTTAGGCATCTGCCGAACACTCTACGTCGCCAGATTAAGGAGATGCGATTTAAAGGCACAGCTGTGTTGGTAGCAGTTGGGGATTTCTTCAGCACCTCCTTGGACCTGGTCCCCGATGAACCGTGGTCGATGCTGAGATATGATGAGGTCGCCCAGAGATGGCTTCCCCTAGCTAACAGCCTCCCTCCTGACATGGTGAACGTGAGGGGTTATGGCTCGACGGTGTTAAATAATTACCTTTTTATCGTGGGTGGATACAGGATGACGAGTCAGGAAATTGCGGCAGCTCATTGCTACAATCCCTGCAAAAACGAATGGAATCAGATTTCGCCAATGAATCAAAAAAGGTACTAGAATGATGTAATACATTCTTGCCACTTgataatatttgaaatattttctcccaCTCCACCTCCATTCAAGAAGCATTTTTGTTACCATAATCATTGCAAAATTAATTTACTTAAAGTAAGTTTACATTACTCAACTTCAATATTCTCATCCTACAAAATCTCTGAAAGTAACTTTGCCACAAGACTTGACCAGTGTTTTACACATTATAGGTCATAGGTCAAACATGTTAAATTCATCAAGCAGAGTTTATCAGCTGAGATGCTTACCACTATTAGAACCTGTTCATTCCTAAATGTAACACTTGCAACAAAGTTAAGTGAAGTGAGTGTTTTTGAAGTCCAGTAAATTGGTTGACACTATTTTGTGATGACAGTTTGCCTTTCCACTATTGTACCAGTAAGGGTATGATTTTGTTTTATCTACATTGATCATTTCATgccaatatttaaaataaaacacaaatcttTTGCAGGAAGAGGTAAGTGTAAATGCAGTATAGTTgttgcaaaaaataaactgctggaagaactcagcagatcaagcagcctctgtggaggcaaagagatggttgacgttttggattgagaccctgcatcaggactgagagtagagggaAGGCAGCCAGTatacaggtgagagggagagatgacacagaggttggtagatgatgggtggaaccagatgttgggggggggggggggaagcgggtgatggagccagctgagagggggaatTGAGTTGATACAGAGGCTGGTAGAGTCATgggttgtacagcagagaaatgggcccttcaccccaccgcatctatgccgaccattatGCCCATAGATaataatcctacttgcctgcattaattccatatccctttatgccctgctcattcgAGTACCTATTCTTCTAGTGTAGCTTGAGgtcccagttgcatgtcatttacactccccttcccattcccacaccaacctctatgtccttggccttctccactgctacagCCAGGTACAACAACAAGAacctcatctcatcttctgtgGACAGGCTACAGTCCAGTtctataaacattgaattttccaatttcaggatacgcaccccccccctccccctcttccccccccccccccccccccccccccccccccccccccccccagttccttTCCtattcccaccagtccacccagggtctctgtCCCATTGTTCAGCTTTTCCATCCCTTCCTCCTTGTGGCCCTTGTttccagattcatcaccctccaggttccatctgcccatcatccacttACCTACCAACCTAGGTTTctcctcccttggttcacctttcctatcctcttCCTCCATCTGTCCACCATCCCTCTCTTATCACAAAccagcctctctctctaccctccccatcctcccacttggctccatctgcccatcaccaccccattcatctggttccacctatcacctaccagcttttgTCTCAACCCTCTCTCTCAGTTCTacataccagctatcttccctctacactcttggTCCTGCTGTAGAGTCTTGACCTGAACTGTCAGCCACCCCTTTGCCTCTATGGGTTCTGgttcacccactgagttcttccagcagttcttactttttgctccagattccagaatccgcagtctcttgtgtcttcaatataGTTGTTAGGTTGCGAAtagatgtttttgtttttaatgtgcaAAAAGCATTTTTAGTAATTTTGTAGCTATGTAACATTCATAACAGTGTGTGTCTTATCAATCTGTATAGAAGACTATAATTGCAGAATACTTGGTAgatacattctctctgtgagcaAGAATTCTACATCTAGTAGGGAAGACAAACCAGTAAGTGTCTGCATTCTTCCATTGGATCCTTTTCACGAAAAGCCTGTATGCTTCTCTCTGGTTAAGGAAGTGGGCACACAACAAATTAATTTGCAGGACACTTTGTATACTTATAATTTCTTAAGGATTCAAACAGCCACTAGTTTATCCTATTTGTGTTACCCTTCTGCCCTTGGCAGAACTTCAGAACAGTTGGATGATTTTTGTTACAGTGTGACTATACTTTTATCATCCTCTTCTTTCCCCAGATGTACGTGAATCTCTGAACCTCAATATAAGAATGAACACTTTTTCTTCAGATTCTAATATGAGTGCTATTTTTTTCTCAAGTCCAGTATGTGCCAGCCAACTCTCCAATTCTATTTGAGTTTTTCAAATTATTACCATGTGGATGTGTTTTATGCAGAACCTGAAGTAGTCTTGAGGAATTCCTATAGTTTTCTTCCCACACGTGTACTGGTACCCGAAGAAAACATTGACGTAAAGGACTTAATGTTCCAGATAAGAGCAAAGGCAGCTCATTATTTCATTTGTGACTTGACAAGATTTGGAGTATGGATGTTAGTTTACTTAGGTAGGGTGATAGCAGAAACCTCAGACAAGCCAAGGGAGAACAGTTATCATGGCAGTGGATGTTAAGCAAGGAACTGTACTGCTATCCTCAATTATTTTCTAAATTGCCTTTTAATGATGTATCTCCAGTGGCTTGGTGATATCTTGGCTTTGTAATAGCGTGTAAATATATGAAATCTGCTGTGTTTTACATGTTGGCCTTGTTACTTTTAGCTCACTCTTGCTCTTCTATTTTCTGACAAGCCAACCCTTGCAGCCACGTTATGGAACTGGCAAGTTCCACCATGCATTTTGACTTCCAATGAATTTTTATAATACTCCAAAATCTGGAGCTAAATTTAGTCAAACTCAACAGTGCTCAACTCTCCTGTTTAGTGACTATAAATGTTGAATCTGAAATGGGCTAGATCAATCCCAGCCTTTTAGATGCTTGCCCACAGTATTAAGTTGTCTAAACCTGAGCACTAATGAGCACTGTATCATCAATCTCactcaagatgaaaaacactgactGGTGTGAGCGCTGGGAAATAGCATTAATCCAGTAGACTATGCATTGGGAGTGGAGATTGAGGTAGTACTTGTTGAGAGCAGAATAGAGGAACTTCAGTCAGTATTTGACCATGCCTCGCCTGAACTGGGAATGATTGAGAGTGCCGATGGGCAAACAAAATATTCTCTTGCCTAACACTTGTGTACCCATTTTGGCCATCATATTATATTTAATGGTCAAATTCTATATTCTTGTTGAAGCTCTGTTCATGTTTttcctatttttctttcagatcaaATTTTAAGCTTCTGGCTGTATGTGGGAAATTATATGCTGTAGGTGGACAGTCACTTTGCAATGTTGAATGCTACAATCCTGAGATGGATTGGTGGAGTTTTGTAGCTTCAATGCCAGATCCTCTTGTGGAGTTCTCAGCTTGTGAATGCAAAGGGATGATCTATGTAATAGGTGGATATACAACACGGGGTGAGTTACCATTTTTTTTCAGCATGGCTTTTGGAAGAGATTGATCTTTCTACATAATCAGATTTTAACAAATAATGCCATTGGTGCACTTACAACTAGCATCACAGTAGTACAGAGTCACTGATTTGACTTTCTCTTTCAATGTCAAGGTCCTGGTCTTGGTTCCATGTTGTAAATGGAAGCTTGGAATTTATATTCAGACTTGTAAGAAAAGTTGGATTGTGAGGCATCCGGTATAGGGCTTTCTGGCAAGAAATAATATGCTCATATAAAGGTGTAACATCAAGGTGACCCTATGCAGTTTTTAACCACAATTGAACCAAAGGTAATATCAGTTTCAACACTGCCAAGTTTGTGATATAAACTTTTCAGAACATGGTATTCCTTGGaatcaaaaaaatattgacaCAGTAGTTACTTTATTTTGTCTCAAAATATCGTACTTTTAAAAAGCTGCTTCTATTCTTCTACTATTTATATCAAAAATAGTTGGCCTTTTAGCAGTTATCACCAATGCTATTCTGAATTTGCCATCAGAAGATTTCAAACCACAATGATCCAAGATCGAACTTTTCTCCCCATTTTGTTGAGATTTGATTTTCTAGCAGGAATTTGTGTCCCCTACAAGTGGGTTTTGGGAACAAAAGGTTGAGAATTTCAATTCCTAAAAGTTATCTGATGCAGTAAAGGCAAAAAAGGCTCCACAGAAGCTCTGTCATCTATTAGCTATTGGGATGGCAGTATAATAGGACTGACTCGATTGCtgtaaaagcagccagcatggacATAATCAGCTGAGTGGCAGCCTCCTGTGCTTGTAATGATTCTTTGATTCCATAAGATTGTTTTTGGTAATCGTTCAGAATTTAACAGCCTAGCTCCTGCTTGtagtttataattttaaaagtggataatttcattACCATTTTGAAATACACAATtatgttaattcttttttttgaCTTTGTCTGCACATTGATTGTGACACGTGGCTCTGTCCCATTCATTTGATTTGTTTTCCAAACTAGAAATTGGAAAGAGGAAACGGCAGTGGGGAAATTAATGATTAAACGTCACCTTTAAATTTGTATCCACTCTAGTGTAGTACCATTCCCATGCACGCCTAAACTAGTAATATTTCATTTCTGTGAGGAAAATTTTTCCATGGGGTGGGGGAGTAAAATAGATTTCCAAGTCTATTTGGAGAATCATGCCCTGGGTTAACATATGTAACACCTAAACTGTTCAACTGCCCCTTGGATACTTTGGTATAAGAGTTTCTGTAAGACTTGACCTTATTTAGTTGCTGTTCTCGTAGCTGTCAATGGAGCCTATTTTGCCCCATTGCCTTTATCTCTTAAAATCCATGGGAAATGAGAAGGTTAAGAACCTTTAGAAGGTAAAACTGCACTGAGAGTGTGATGGCACTGAGAGTGTGACAGCACTGTAATgcttgtttaaaattattttgttcttgGGTTCACTTAAAATCACTTTTAATTCCAGATAGAAACATGAACATATTGCGATACTGCCCTACATCAGATGCCTGGACTGTTATAGAATCCTGTGAGGTTCATATTCGTAA
This is a stretch of genomic DNA from Pristis pectinata isolate sPriPec2 chromosome 15, sPriPec2.1.pri, whole genome shotgun sequence. It encodes these proteins:
- the klhl42 gene encoding kelch-like protein 42, which gives rise to MAGHSHPDTMSSDQTIAISIEGKTYNVSKSKLIEKSDYFRALYESGMKESEEDSVQLQGLSVHGLELVIEFINTSKVHFENDALEDLVETASFLQVTSILKLLLSELKVDNCVELYKLSEIYGIGDLMNASLRFMAWHYHPMLRRQEFRHLPNTLRRQIKEMRFKGTAVLVAVGDFFSTSLDLVPDEPWSMLRYDEVAQRWLPLANSLPPDMVNVRGYGSTVLNNYLFIVGGYRMTSQEIAAAHCYNPCKNEWNQISPMNQKRSNFKLLAVCGKLYAVGGQSLCNVECYNPEMDWWSFVASMPDPLVEFSACECKGMIYVIGGYTTRDRNMNILRYCPTSDAWTVIESCEVHIRKQQMVSVEDTIYLVGGCIHEKGGSKKGSHTEDMLTVQSYNVSTREWLYLKENTSKSGLNLTSTLHNDGIYIISRDITLSTSLEHRVFLKYNIFSDMWEAFRRFPPFGQNILLCSLYYPNGL